Proteins found in one Actinokineospora alba genomic segment:
- a CDS encoding ArsB/NhaD family transporter gives MSVSQILSIVVFVGAYTLIATERVHRVAAALGGAALMLALGLTNGETAFHSLDAGVDWNVVFLLLGMMVIVGVIKQTGLFEYLAIAAAKRAKGKPYAVLVMFVVITAVASAALDNVTTVLLIAPVTFLVCDRLGLNPIPFLIAEVLASNIGGTATLIGDPPNIIIASRSGLTFNDFLIHLAPFVVVLMAVFVLVCRWMFRSAFKYDEKRVAEVMALSEREAIRDKTLLWQSMIVLALVLVGFVLHSALHLDPSVVALLGAGVLVLISKITTEQAIADVEWETLVFFMGLFIMVGALVKTGVIDKVSQALADGVGGEPLLAVMALLGLSAVLSAIVDNIPYVATMSPIVSDLVAAQGGTPQAESLWWSLALGADLGGNATAVGASANVVMLGLAARNGTPISFWQFTRYGIVIATLSVVLAAPYLWLRYFVLA, from the coding sequence ATGAGCGTCAGCCAGATCCTCTCCATCGTCGTCTTCGTCGGCGCCTACACCCTGATCGCCACCGAACGCGTGCACCGTGTCGCGGCCGCCCTGGGTGGCGCGGCGCTGATGCTCGCGCTCGGGCTGACCAACGGCGAGACGGCGTTCCACTCCCTTGACGCGGGCGTCGACTGGAACGTGGTGTTCCTGCTGCTCGGGATGATGGTCATCGTCGGGGTGATCAAGCAGACCGGCCTGTTCGAGTACCTCGCCATCGCGGCGGCCAAGCGGGCCAAGGGCAAGCCGTACGCGGTGCTGGTGATGTTCGTGGTCATCACCGCCGTCGCCTCCGCGGCCCTGGACAACGTCACCACGGTGCTGCTCATCGCGCCGGTCACGTTCCTGGTGTGCGACCGGCTCGGCCTCAACCCGATCCCGTTCCTGATCGCCGAGGTCCTGGCGTCCAACATCGGTGGCACCGCGACCCTGATCGGCGACCCGCCCAACATCATCATCGCCAGCCGCTCCGGGCTCACGTTCAACGACTTCCTGATCCACCTCGCGCCGTTCGTGGTCGTGCTGATGGCCGTGTTCGTGCTGGTCTGCCGATGGATGTTCCGCAGCGCGTTCAAGTACGACGAGAAGCGCGTGGCCGAGGTCATGGCGCTCTCGGAGCGCGAGGCGATCCGGGACAAGACGCTGCTCTGGCAGAGCATGATCGTGCTGGCCCTGGTGCTGGTGGGGTTCGTGCTGCACAGCGCCCTGCACCTCGACCCGTCTGTCGTGGCGCTGCTGGGCGCGGGCGTGCTGGTGCTGATCTCGAAGATCACCACCGAGCAGGCCATCGCCGACGTCGAGTGGGAGACCCTGGTCTTCTTCATGGGCCTGTTCATCATGGTCGGCGCCCTGGTGAAGACCGGGGTGATCGACAAGGTCTCCCAGGCGCTGGCCGACGGGGTCGGCGGCGAGCCGCTGCTCGCGGTGATGGCGCTGCTCGGCCTCTCGGCCGTGCTGTCGGCCATCGTCGACAACATCCCGTATGTGGCGACGATGTCGCCGATCGTCAGCGACCTCGTCGCCGCCCAGGGCGGTACCCCGCAGGCGGAGTCGCTGTGGTGGTCGCTGGCCCTGGGCGCCGACCTCGGCGGCAACGCGACGGCCGTGGGCGCCAGCGCGAACGTGGTCATGCTCGGCCTCGCCGCCCGCAACGGCACGCCGATCAGCTTCTGGCAGTTCACCCGCTACGGCATCGTCATCGCGACACTGTCCGTGGTGTTGGCCGCGCCGTACCTCTGGCTGCGCTACTTTGTCCTCGCTTGA
- a CDS encoding ATP-binding protein: MADGAGASRVPVELTSYVGRLEEAARAKRMLDSGHLLTLSGTGGVGKTRLAGRVAADVDQLFQGDVVFARLAELRDAELLPDLVADALGLRDQSGRTSTSVVIEHLRNRRMLLLLDNCEHLVEACAKFVTAVLRECPHVSILVTSRQSIGVSGEQILPVPPLATPVADDVRSPADLEKFDSVRLFVDRARSVVPTFEVTDDNFADVARLCQDLEGLPLAIELAAVRVRSLSVRQLTERLTDRLALLTKGRRTAPRRQQTLRATIDWSYGLCSAPEQLMWSRAAVFSGTFGLAAAEHVCGGAGVDPDDVLNLVDGLLDKSILVREEQGGEVRYRMLETLREYGLDRLDEAADRQRVSERHRDWYAGLADRFERAWIGPDQVPLMAALRREYPNIRVALDFCFTAPGEAAAGVRMIAKIIDFWSVSGLFTELRVWMDRAMATLPDDAPERVTALRIDGWTALFQGDAKSVVDRFGTAGELLARRPDEVEAAYVAAGWGVTAVFSGDPAAAVPLTKTAWDGFRAHGVRRGESFVPTPYGLSVGLTEDYQRGRAVLQEIIARCAELGETHWRSWALCCLGFLDMKAVRDADLADTIGRQALRMAHEVGTVEVEAFTTETLAAVAAHKGEHVRAATLLGIAETGWTAMGTTPAAYVPLFELREEYAAHTREALGDTAFERAVALGRALPPEAGLRYTLNETEPAAAPAPDSGLTKRQTQIAELVAEGLTSKEIAHRLVISQRTVESHVDSIRTRLGFHTRSEIAAWVARRDH, from the coding sequence ATGGCCGACGGTGCGGGCGCGAGCCGGGTGCCGGTCGAACTGACCAGTTACGTGGGCAGGCTCGAAGAGGCGGCACGGGCCAAGCGGATGCTGGATTCCGGGCACCTGCTGACCCTGAGCGGCACCGGTGGCGTGGGCAAGACTCGACTGGCGGGCCGGGTGGCCGCCGATGTCGACCAGCTCTTCCAGGGCGACGTGGTGTTCGCCCGACTCGCCGAGTTGCGCGACGCCGAGTTGCTGCCGGACCTGGTGGCCGACGCGCTGGGACTGCGCGACCAGTCCGGGCGCACCTCGACCTCCGTGGTGATCGAGCACCTGCGGAACCGGCGGATGCTGTTGCTGCTGGACAACTGCGAGCACCTGGTCGAGGCGTGCGCGAAGTTCGTCACCGCGGTGCTGCGGGAATGCCCACACGTGTCGATCCTGGTCACCAGCAGGCAGTCCATCGGCGTGTCCGGCGAGCAGATCCTTCCCGTTCCGCCGTTGGCGACCCCGGTCGCCGACGACGTTCGATCACCGGCCGACCTGGAGAAGTTCGACTCCGTGCGGCTCTTCGTCGACCGGGCGCGCTCGGTCGTGCCGACGTTCGAGGTGACCGACGACAACTTCGCCGACGTGGCCCGGCTGTGCCAGGACCTCGAAGGGCTGCCACTGGCCATCGAGCTCGCCGCGGTGCGCGTGCGGTCGCTGTCGGTGCGACAGCTGACCGAGCGCCTCACCGACCGGCTCGCGCTGTTGACCAAGGGCAGGCGGACGGCCCCGCGCAGGCAGCAGACGCTGCGGGCGACCATCGACTGGAGCTACGGCCTGTGTTCGGCGCCGGAGCAGCTGATGTGGTCCCGGGCCGCGGTGTTCTCCGGCACGTTCGGCCTGGCCGCGGCCGAGCACGTCTGCGGCGGCGCGGGAGTCGACCCCGATGACGTGCTGAACCTGGTGGACGGGTTGCTGGACAAGTCCATCCTGGTTCGCGAGGAGCAGGGCGGCGAGGTCCGCTACCGGATGCTGGAGACCCTGCGCGAGTACGGCCTGGACCGCTTGGACGAGGCCGCCGACCGGCAGCGGGTGAGTGAGCGGCACCGTGACTGGTACGCCGGTCTGGCCGACCGGTTCGAGCGCGCGTGGATCGGCCCGGACCAGGTGCCGCTGATGGCGGCGCTGCGCCGGGAGTACCCGAACATCCGGGTGGCGCTGGACTTCTGCTTCACCGCCCCCGGCGAGGCCGCGGCGGGCGTGCGGATGATCGCCAAGATCATCGACTTCTGGTCGGTCAGCGGCCTGTTCACCGAGCTTCGGGTCTGGATGGACCGGGCCATGGCCACGCTGCCCGACGACGCGCCGGAGCGGGTGACCGCGCTGCGGATCGACGGCTGGACGGCGCTGTTCCAAGGCGACGCCAAGTCCGTCGTCGACCGGTTCGGCACGGCGGGCGAGCTGCTCGCGCGCAGGCCCGACGAGGTCGAAGCCGCCTACGTCGCGGCGGGCTGGGGCGTGACGGCGGTGTTCAGCGGCGACCCGGCCGCCGCGGTCCCGCTGACGAAGACCGCGTGGGACGGCTTCCGCGCGCACGGGGTCCGACGTGGCGAGTCGTTCGTCCCCACCCCCTACGGACTCTCCGTCGGCCTCACCGAGGACTACCAGCGGGGCCGCGCCGTGCTCCAGGAGATCATCGCCCGATGCGCCGAACTGGGCGAGACGCACTGGCGGTCGTGGGCGCTGTGCTGCCTGGGATTCCTCGACATGAAAGCCGTCCGCGACGCCGACCTGGCCGACACGATCGGCAGGCAGGCGCTGCGGATGGCGCACGAGGTGGGCACCGTGGAGGTCGAGGCGTTCACCACGGAGACCTTGGCCGCCGTCGCCGCGCACAAGGGTGAGCACGTGCGGGCGGCGACCCTGCTGGGCATCGCCGAGACCGGGTGGACGGCGATGGGCACGACACCCGCGGCCTACGTGCCGCTGTTCGAACTCCGCGAGGAGTACGCCGCGCATACCCGCGAGGCGCTGGGCGACACGGCGTTCGAGCGGGCGGTCGCGCTGGGCCGAGCGCTGCCCCCCGAGGCCGGCCTGCGCTACACGCTGAACGAAACCGAGCCCGCCGCGGCGCCCGCGCCCGACTCCGGGCTCACCAAGCGCCAGACCCAGATCGCCGAGCTGGTCGCCGAAGGCCTGACCAGCAAGGAGATCGCCCACCGGCTGGTGATCTCGCAGCGCACCGTGGAGTCCCATGTGGACTCTATCCGCACCAGGCTCGGCTTCCACACCCGCTCGGAGATCGCCGCCTGGGTCGCGCGCCGCGACCACTGA
- a CDS encoding potassium channel family protein, with product MSDKKAQRVVVIGLGRFGTSLAMELIGRGTEVLGIDSDPHTIQRLSGELTHAVVADTTDEDVLRQLGVDEFQRAVVAIGTDLEASILTTSLLVDFDIPNIWAKAISRQHGQILRRIGAHHVVLPEHEMGERVAHLVTGRMLDYIEFEDDYAMVKTIAPAEAVGLPLGESRLRAKYDVTVVGVKRPGEDFTYATAETVVHEGDVLIVAGRTPNVERVAELT from the coding sequence TTGTCGGATAAGAAGGCACAGCGCGTCGTCGTCATCGGCCTGGGCCGCTTCGGCACGTCGCTCGCCATGGAACTGATCGGCCGGGGCACCGAGGTGCTCGGCATCGACTCCGACCCACACACCATTCAGCGGCTCTCCGGCGAGCTGACGCACGCCGTCGTCGCCGACACCACCGACGAGGACGTCCTGCGCCAGCTCGGCGTCGACGAGTTCCAGCGCGCCGTGGTGGCGATCGGCACCGACCTGGAAGCCAGCATCCTGACCACCTCACTGCTGGTCGACTTCGACATCCCGAACATCTGGGCCAAGGCCATCAGCCGCCAGCACGGGCAGATCCTGCGGCGCATCGGCGCGCACCACGTCGTGCTCCCCGAACACGAGATGGGTGAGCGTGTGGCCCACCTGGTGACCGGCCGCATGCTCGACTACATCGAGTTCGAGGACGACTACGCGATGGTCAAGACCATCGCGCCCGCCGAGGCGGTCGGCCTGCCGCTGGGCGAGAGCAGGCTGCGGGCGAAATACGACGTCACCGTGGTCGGCGTCAAGCGTCCCGGCGAGGACTTCACCTACGCGACCGCCGAGACCGTCGTGCACGAGGGTGACGTGCTCATCGTCGCCGGCCGCACGCCCAACGTGGAGCGCGTCGCCGAACTCACCTGA
- a CDS encoding RGCVC family protein: MPTIDTRVTISEVPADSLASAACPACSHEWSAHDQISTRYCKATTAGSYSRGCVCPAAK, from the coding sequence ATGCCCACGATCGACACCCGCGTGACCATTTCCGAGGTACCGGCCGATAGCCTGGCCTCGGCGGCGTGCCCGGCGTGCAGTCACGAGTGGAGCGCGCACGACCAGATCTCCACTCGGTACTGCAAGGCGACGACTGCGGGCTCCTACAGCCGCGGATGTGTCTGTCCGGCCGCGAAGTAG
- a CDS encoding low affinity iron permease family protein, with protein sequence MSTRHIREAFSTTAEVLAKVAGSPWTSGLGVLTVLTLLIAGVSTGFADTWQLVVYSAGSLVSLLVLFSIQHTTNRQTNAILLKLDELVRATEGAHDELIAIEDRELHEQEQLHDLQRQGELRPTAVPAEDAGKSR encoded by the coding sequence ATGAGCACGCGGCACATTCGTGAAGCGTTCTCCACGACCGCCGAGGTACTCGCCAAGGTGGCGGGTTCGCCGTGGACGAGCGGCTTGGGCGTGCTCACGGTGCTCACCCTGCTGATAGCCGGTGTCAGCACCGGGTTCGCGGACACCTGGCAGCTCGTCGTCTACTCGGCCGGGTCCCTGGTGAGCTTGCTCGTGTTGTTCAGCATCCAGCACACCACCAACCGGCAGACGAATGCGATCCTGCTCAAGCTCGACGAGCTTGTCCGGGCCACCGAGGGCGCGCACGACGAGCTCATCGCCATCGAGGATCGCGAGCTGCACGAACAGGAACAGCTGCACGATCTCCAACGCCAAGGCGAGCTGCGGCCGACGGCTGTGCCCGCGGAGGACGCGGGCAAGAGCCGGTGA
- a CDS encoding low affinity iron permease family protein — MPSDVDGDISMFDRFATTAAGFVSKAWFFMLCVLLVLLWAPSYFLLPDVDTWQLIINTATTIVTFLLVALLQNTQRRADDAVQHKLNAIADGLSDLMGHIGMESADLRRDRDELRAAVGLEDHESAK, encoded by the coding sequence ATGCCTTCGGATGTCGACGGCGACATCTCGATGTTCGACCGGTTCGCGACCACCGCGGCCGGGTTCGTCTCCAAGGCTTGGTTCTTCATGCTCTGCGTGCTCCTGGTGCTGCTGTGGGCGCCGTCGTACTTCCTGCTCCCGGATGTCGACACCTGGCAGCTGATCATCAACACCGCCACCACGATCGTCACGTTCCTGCTGGTGGCGCTCCTGCAGAACACCCAGCGCCGAGCCGATGACGCCGTGCAGCACAAGCTCAACGCCATCGCCGACGGTCTGTCCGACCTGATGGGCCACATCGGCATGGAGAGCGCCGATCTGCGGCGCGACCGCGACGAGCTGCGTGCGGCCGTCGGATTGGAAGACCACGAGAGCGCGAAATGA
- a CDS encoding CBS domain-containing protein gives MRARDLAEEYPLVQVTDSALVAAELIAQQRRPGVVVVDADNHPVTVLPGSQVLRFIVPGYVQEDPSLARVYDERGGAEACVGKLSGRTVKEVLPPQEKRYELPLVSGDATVMECAAMMARLHSPLLLVADGDTIHGVLTASHLLDVILKTNPGPGE, from the coding sequence ATGCGCGCACGTGATCTTGCCGAGGAATACCCCCTGGTCCAGGTGACCGACAGCGCCCTGGTCGCCGCGGAGCTGATCGCCCAGCAGCGTCGGCCCGGGGTCGTCGTGGTCGACGCGGACAACCACCCGGTGACCGTGCTGCCCGGGTCGCAGGTGCTCCGGTTCATCGTCCCCGGCTACGTCCAGGAAGACCCGTCGCTGGCCCGGGTGTACGACGAGCGCGGCGGCGCGGAGGCGTGCGTCGGCAAGCTCTCCGGGCGCACGGTCAAAGAAGTGCTTCCGCCGCAGGAGAAGCGCTACGAACTGCCCCTGGTCTCCGGTGACGCCACCGTCATGGAGTGCGCGGCGATGATGGCCCGGCTGCACAGCCCCCTGCTCCTCGTCGCCGACGGCGACACGATCCACGGCGTCCTCACCGCGTCGCACCTGCTCGACGTCATCCTCAAGACCAACCCGGGGCCCGGCGAATGA
- a CDS encoding TetR/AcrR family transcriptional regulator, with amino-acid sequence MKRAYAGVEGGQRKAERRERLLLAALDLFTARGYQQTKIVDLCTVAGVSTRNFYEEFQAKEQLLLALHRRINAEALRRVTAVLDTIADADVVTRVSTLLDTFVASVTADPRLPKLAYVEAVGVSVDMERQHREWLTHWAKFIESEARHAAEQGVAPDRDYRLTAIALVGAITGLLREWQAHTPPLAADEIATEIRGLMLAAITRPV; translated from the coding sequence GTGAAACGCGCCTACGCGGGCGTCGAGGGCGGACAGCGCAAGGCCGAACGCCGCGAGCGGCTGCTGCTGGCAGCACTGGACCTGTTCACCGCGCGCGGCTACCAGCAGACCAAGATCGTCGACTTGTGCACGGTGGCAGGCGTATCCACCCGCAACTTCTACGAGGAGTTCCAGGCCAAGGAACAGCTACTGCTGGCCCTGCACCGCCGGATCAACGCCGAGGCCCTGCGCCGAGTCACCGCCGTCCTCGACACCATCGCCGACGCCGACGTGGTCACCCGGGTCTCCACCCTCCTCGACACTTTCGTCGCGAGCGTGACGGCCGACCCGAGACTGCCCAAGCTCGCCTACGTCGAGGCGGTCGGCGTCAGCGTGGACATGGAGCGACAGCACCGGGAGTGGCTGACCCACTGGGCGAAGTTCATCGAGTCCGAAGCCCGCCACGCGGCAGAACAGGGCGTCGCCCCCGACCGCGACTACCGCCTGACCGCCATCGCGCTGGTCGGCGCCATCACCGGTTTGCTCCGCGAATGGCAGGCACACACTCCACCCCTGGCGGCCGACGAGATCGCCACTGAGATCAGGGGCCTGATGCTCGCGGCCATCACCCGTCCGGTGTGA
- a CDS encoding DUF6098 family protein — protein sequence MFTVDELAQLAEITQLGRPVYLRYSQGPEADALHPSTDHESGLRMPGLSANPLAVPRWWSLDARDWLARRVCQYLRELEEGARPWILYGEPVDFGPDNEPLLVEVTPIAWLSAELVAEAHTRYHSRLRAGATTHRD from the coding sequence ATGTTCACTGTGGACGAACTGGCGCAGCTGGCGGAGATCACCCAACTCGGCAGGCCGGTGTATCTGCGCTACTCCCAGGGGCCTGAGGCCGACGCGCTGCATCCCAGCACCGACCACGAGAGCGGCCTGCGCATGCCCGGCCTGTCGGCCAACCCGCTCGCGGTGCCGCGCTGGTGGTCGCTGGACGCGCGGGACTGGCTCGCCCGCCGCGTCTGCCAATACCTGCGCGAACTCGAGGAAGGCGCCCGCCCCTGGATCCTCTACGGCGAGCCGGTGGACTTCGGCCCGGACAACGAGCCGCTGCTGGTCGAGGTCACACCGATCGCGTGGCTCAGCGCGGAACTCGTCGCCGAGGCGCACACTCGCTACCACTCCCGGCTGCGGGCGGGCGCGACCACGCACCGCGACTGA
- a CDS encoding YbaB/EbfC family nucleoid-associated protein produces the protein MSELPSLEEMAAKAERLDQARLALKRDLAERVVYGRDAGELVEVGVDTSANVIEVAVNASLVGRVDPAVLANAVLQAASAAQRNARELVAERRSYYLGTK, from the coding sequence ATGAGTGAACTGCCCTCGCTGGAGGAGATGGCCGCGAAGGCCGAACGACTCGACCAGGCCAGGCTGGCGCTCAAACGGGATCTGGCCGAGCGCGTCGTGTACGGCCGGGACGCGGGCGAGCTGGTCGAGGTCGGGGTGGACACCTCGGCGAATGTGATCGAGGTCGCGGTGAACGCCTCGCTGGTGGGCCGGGTCGACCCCGCGGTGCTGGCGAACGCGGTGTTGCAGGCCGCGTCGGCCGCCCAGCGCAACGCCCGTGAGCTGGTGGCCGAGCGGCGTTCGTACTACCTGGGAACGAAGTAG
- a CDS encoding lipase family protein, translating to MARRTALITSLAALALVAGGVAPVVHAAEELPVPSQDPFYTAPDPLPAGAPGDVIRSRKVDWHPEPFRILPAPVKAYQVLHRSTSATGTPNAVSATVLVPPTAWTGTGPRPLIAYAMGTQGMADECAPSYHLREGTEVEIAFLAQALFKGWAVAVTDYEGLGTPGTHTYAVGQSEGRALLDTARAATRLPEAQLSPNAPIGAFGYSQGGQAAAWAGELQATYAPELKLVGIAEGGVPSDLNEVAAFNNGGPGSGLVVAAAIGYSTAYPELPFAEHLNQRGKDVTEKVRNSCVAQLALTAPFTRLNDLTTTPDLINHPAWQARLVENKLGTVKPAAPVYLYHGTVDELIPYAGAKKLRDRYCAVGADLQWTPIPLAGHIVAISAWGTNALNWLGDRFGGKATKSSC from the coding sequence ATGGCCCGCCGAACCGCTTTGATCACCTCTCTCGCCGCGTTGGCGCTGGTGGCGGGAGGTGTCGCTCCCGTCGTGCACGCCGCCGAGGAGTTGCCCGTTCCGTCGCAGGACCCCTTCTACACCGCCCCCGACCCGCTTCCGGCAGGCGCGCCCGGCGACGTGATCCGCAGCCGCAAGGTCGACTGGCACCCCGAGCCGTTCCGCATCCTTCCGGCGCCGGTCAAGGCGTACCAGGTGCTGCACCGCTCGACCTCGGCCACCGGGACGCCGAACGCCGTCTCCGCCACCGTGCTCGTGCCGCCGACGGCCTGGACCGGGACCGGGCCGCGTCCGCTGATCGCCTACGCCATGGGAACCCAGGGCATGGCCGACGAATGCGCGCCTTCCTACCACCTGCGTGAGGGCACCGAGGTCGAGATCGCGTTCCTGGCCCAGGCGCTGTTCAAGGGCTGGGCGGTCGCGGTCACCGACTACGAAGGTCTCGGCACGCCTGGTACCCACACGTACGCGGTGGGCCAGTCCGAAGGGCGCGCGCTGCTCGACACCGCCCGGGCCGCCACCCGGCTGCCGGAGGCGCAGCTGTCGCCGAACGCCCCCATCGGTGCATTCGGCTACTCGCAGGGCGGCCAAGCGGCGGCCTGGGCAGGCGAACTGCAGGCCACGTACGCCCCTGAGCTGAAGCTGGTCGGGATCGCGGAAGGCGGTGTGCCGTCGGACCTCAACGAGGTCGCCGCGTTCAACAACGGCGGGCCGGGCTCCGGCCTGGTCGTCGCCGCGGCCATCGGGTACTCGACCGCGTACCCCGAGCTGCCGTTCGCCGAGCACCTGAACCAGCGCGGCAAGGACGTCACGGAGAAGGTGCGCAACTCGTGTGTCGCGCAGCTGGCGCTCACCGCGCCGTTCACCCGGCTCAACGACCTCACCACGACGCCCGACCTGATCAACCACCCGGCTTGGCAGGCCCGGCTGGTCGAGAACAAGCTCGGCACGGTGAAGCCCGCGGCACCGGTCTACCTCTACCACGGGACCGTCGACGAGCTGATTCCCTACGCGGGAGCCAAGAAGCTGCGTGACCGCTACTGCGCGGTGGGCGCGGACCTGCAATGGACGCCGATTCCGCTGGCGGGCCACATCGTCGCGATCTCGGCGTGGGGAACCAACGCTCTGAACTGGCTGGGCGACCGATTCGGCGGCAAGGCCACCAAGTCGTCCTGCTAG
- a CDS encoding TrkH family potassium uptake protein encodes MSAPLIAETRRRAIALLRHPARAVALAFAAATLLGTFLLTMPIASASGAATDPFTALFTAVSAVCVTGLVVVDTAGHWSTFGEVVILGLIQVGGFGIMTLASLLILLVSRRIGLRMQMTAQAETKALGLGEVRKVLLGVIITSLLVEAVIAVFLIARFATGYDKSFGQAVYHGVFHAVSAFNNAGFALYPDSIVRFATDPFICVPLMIATITGGLGFPVLLELARRRKRRGKRWSLHTKITIPVYFGLLVFGAGAFLAFEWGNPTTLGPMGTLDKILIGFFHSVQPRTAGFNSIDMAQVHPSTLLLNDVLMFIGGGSAGTAGGIKVTTFALLGWVMLAEIRGEPTVHIMGRKLAGEVQRQALTVALLGVGAVMAGTIVLLSITPFRLDDVLFEATSAFATVGMSTGITAQLPVAGQVVLVVLMFMGRLGPITLASALALRERARRYELPEERPIVG; translated from the coding sequence GTGAGTGCTCCACTGATCGCGGAGACACGGCGGCGCGCAATCGCGCTCCTGCGGCATCCCGCGCGGGCGGTCGCTCTCGCCTTCGCGGCCGCGACGCTGCTCGGGACCTTCCTGCTCACCATGCCCATCGCCTCGGCGTCCGGGGCGGCGACCGACCCGTTCACCGCCTTGTTCACGGCGGTGTCCGCGGTCTGCGTGACCGGGCTGGTCGTGGTGGACACCGCGGGCCACTGGTCCACGTTCGGCGAGGTCGTCATCCTCGGTCTGATCCAGGTCGGCGGCTTCGGGATCATGACCCTGGCCTCGCTGCTGATCCTGCTGGTCTCGCGCCGGATCGGGTTGCGTATGCAGATGACCGCGCAGGCCGAGACCAAGGCACTGGGCTTGGGCGAGGTCCGCAAGGTGCTCCTCGGCGTCATCATCACCAGCCTGCTCGTCGAGGCCGTCATCGCGGTGTTCCTCATCGCCCGGTTCGCCACCGGGTACGACAAGTCGTTCGGCCAGGCCGTCTACCACGGGGTCTTCCACGCGGTGTCAGCGTTCAACAACGCCGGGTTCGCGCTCTACCCCGACAGCATCGTCAGGTTCGCGACCGACCCGTTCATCTGCGTGCCGCTCATGATCGCCACCATCACCGGCGGCCTGGGCTTCCCGGTGCTGCTCGAACTGGCCCGAAGGCGCAAACGGCGCGGCAAGCGGTGGTCGCTGCACACCAAGATCACCATTCCGGTCTACTTCGGACTGCTGGTCTTCGGGGCGGGCGCGTTCCTCGCCTTCGAGTGGGGCAACCCCACCACACTGGGCCCGATGGGGACGCTCGACAAGATCCTGATCGGCTTTTTCCACTCGGTCCAGCCGCGCACGGCGGGCTTCAACAGCATCGACATGGCCCAGGTGCACCCCTCGACCCTGCTGCTCAACGACGTGTTGATGTTCATCGGCGGCGGCAGCGCGGGCACCGCGGGCGGCATCAAGGTCACCACCTTCGCGCTGCTGGGCTGGGTCATGCTGGCCGAGATCCGCGGCGAGCCGACCGTGCACATCATGGGCCGCAAGCTGGCCGGCGAGGTCCAGCGGCAGGCGCTGACCGTCGCGCTGCTCGGCGTCGGCGCGGTCATGGCGGGCACGATCGTGCTGCTGTCGATCACGCCGTTCCGGCTCGACGACGTGCTGTTCGAGGCGACGTCGGCGTTCGCCACCGTCGGCATGTCCACCGGCATCACCGCACAGCTGCCCGTCGCGGGACAGGTCGTGCTGGTGGTGCTGATGTTCATGGGCAGGCTGGGGCCGATCACCCTGGCCTCGGCACTCGCGCTGCGCGAACGCGCGCGGCGCTACGAACTCCCCGAGGAGCGTCCGATTGTCGGATAA
- a CDS encoding spermine/spermidine synthase domain-containing protein: protein MGKSFQELDWRQTPLGELMLRRRWDRTFEKDVFEIKLNDEFLMSSLFTVAEEEVARHALAELSGTDFDVAVGGLGLGYTALTVLEDPRVRSLAVIDALGEVIEWHEQGLIPAGTTLTADPRCTLVHGDFFAMVRDPKESPLDQKFDAIIVDIDHSPRHLLHPSNADFYEPEGIARLADLLRPGGVFGLWSNDPPDTEYVAALEQSFTNVKAEIVKFANPLQEREATATVYVATTAK from the coding sequence ATGGGTAAGAGCTTCCAGGAACTGGACTGGCGCCAGACGCCGCTCGGCGAACTGATGCTGCGCAGGCGGTGGGACCGCACGTTCGAGAAGGACGTCTTCGAGATCAAACTCAACGACGAGTTCCTGATGTCAAGCCTGTTCACCGTCGCCGAGGAGGAAGTCGCCCGACACGCGCTCGCAGAACTCAGCGGCACAGACTTCGACGTGGCCGTCGGCGGTCTCGGGCTCGGCTACACGGCACTGACGGTGCTGGAAGACCCACGGGTGCGGTCGCTGGCGGTGATCGACGCACTCGGCGAGGTGATCGAGTGGCACGAACAAGGACTGATCCCGGCGGGAACAACACTGACCGCCGACCCCCGGTGCACTTTGGTACACGGCGACTTCTTCGCGATGGTGCGCGACCCGAAAGAGTCCCCTTTGGACCAAAAGTTCGACGCGATCATCGTTGACATCGATCACTCACCACGACACCTGCTACACCCGAGCAACGCGGACTTCTACGAACCAGAGGGAATAGCAAGGCTGGCAGACCTACTCAGGCCTGGCGGAGTGTTCGGCCTCTGGTCGAACGACCCACCGGACACCGAGTACGTGGCAGCGCTGGAGCAGAGCTTCACGAACGTCAAAGCGGAGATCGTAAAATTCGCCAACCCGCTACAGGAACGCGAAGCCACTGCCACTGTCTACGTTGCGACGACCGCCAAATAA